Proteins encoded within one genomic window of Nitrospirota bacterium:
- the tatC gene encoding twin-arginine translocase subunit TatC, with translation MDKMPVAEHLGDLRKRILISLAALTAAFGICFYYSEDIFSLLTMPLHNILKFSLAKPYFAFEPANNPEIELFFFEPAEALWMHFKISFIAGFILSSPVIFYEIWKFISPGLLLKEKRYALPFVLVTTFLFSAGALFCFIIVLPFAMNFLLTYKTQNLKPMLSVGKYIDFCMKFILGFGIVFELPVVLVFLTKMGIVTTEFLGKNRKYAILIAFILAAFLTPTPDAFNQTLMAVPIIILYEIGIWASVLLNVKKKTAE, from the coding sequence ATGGATAAGATGCCGGTTGCAGAGCATCTGGGAGACCTTAGAAAAAGGATCCTCATTTCATTAGCCGCTCTTACGGCAGCTTTCGGCATATGCTTCTATTATTCCGAAGATATATTCAGCCTCCTTACAATGCCTCTGCATAACATCCTGAAGTTTTCTCTGGCCAAGCCTTATTTCGCTTTTGAGCCCGCCAATAATCCTGAGATCGAGCTCTTCTTTTTTGAGCCTGCGGAAGCCTTGTGGATGCACTTCAAGATATCATTCATCGCCGGGTTCATATTATCTTCGCCGGTTATATTTTATGAGATCTGGAAGTTCATCTCTCCCGGCCTTTTGTTGAAAGAGAAGAGGTACGCCCTTCCTTTTGTCCTGGTCACTACCTTCCTTTTTTCAGCAGGCGCTCTCTTCTGCTTTATAATTGTCCTTCCGTTTGCAATGAACTTCCTGCTCACTTATAAGACGCAGAATCTGAAGCCTATGCTTTCAGTCGGCAAATACATAGACTTCTGCATGAAATTTATCCTGGGCTTCGGCATTGTCTTTGAATTGCCGGTGGTACTGGTCTTTCTGACGAAGATGGGGATAGTGACAACGGAGTTTCTGGGGAAGAACAGGAAGTATGCAATTCTTATAGCATTCATCCTCGCCGCATTCCTTACGCCAACGCCTGACGCATTTAACCAGACACTCATGGCAGTGCCGATAATCATATTGTATGAGATCGGGATCTGGGCGTCGGTTCTTTTAAATGTAAAGAAGAAAACTGCGGAGTAA
- the tatB gene encoding twin-arginine translocase subunit TatB — MFDIGTQELIIIFIVALIVFGPKRLPELGRTLGKGIRELKSALSGVTESIDVDGVEEEIRKARENVVNSLMKEGKIDLGEKGEGKEPAKAGEELKDPSDPKYKEESGTGKNG; from the coding sequence ATGTTTGATATCGGCACGCAGGAACTGATCATAATCTTTATAGTCGCCCTAATTGTATTCGGCCCGAAGAGGCTGCCTGAACTCGGCAGGACGCTCGGGAAAGGGATCAGGGAGCTGAAGTCAGCCTTAAGCGGCGTGACAGAGAGCATAGATGTGGACGGGGTAGAGGAAGAGATCAGGAAGGCGCGTGAGAATGTCGTGAACAGCCTTATGAAAGAGGGCAAGATAGACCTCGGAGAAAAAGGGGAGGGAAAAGAGCCTGCAAAAGCCGGGGAAGAGCTGAAGGATCCAAGCGATCCAAAATATAAAGAAGAGTCAGGTACCGGCAAGAATGGATAA
- a CDS encoding 4-hydroxy-tetrahydrodipicolinate synthase produces MFKGSIVAIVTPFKNGKVDENALGNLIEWHIAEGTDAIVPCGTTGESATLEYDEHYRVIEYTIEAVNGRIPVIAGTGANSTDETIKMTAKAKKLGADGALLVCPYYNKPTQEGIFQHYEKVAKTVDIPIILYNVPGRTAVNILPETVARLCEIENVVAIKEATGNMAQASDVLRLCGDNITVLSGDDFTTFTMLALGGKGVISVVANIAPKDVSDMIKAWNNGKLEESRNIHFRLEPLNNAMFIETNPIPVKTALSMMGKIKEEFRLPLCPMSSANKDKLKQAVKNYGLI; encoded by the coding sequence ATGTTTAAAGGCTCTATTGTAGCAATAGTTACACCGTTTAAAAACGGCAAGGTCGATGAAAATGCCCTTGGTAATCTTATAGAATGGCATATCGCTGAAGGAACCGATGCAATAGTGCCCTGCGGCACTACAGGAGAGTCTGCCACGCTTGAATATGATGAGCATTACAGGGTCATTGAATATACGATCGAAGCGGTCAACGGCAGGATCCCGGTCATAGCCGGAACCGGCGCCAATTCAACAGACGAAACGATCAAAATGACCGCCAAGGCAAAAAAGCTCGGGGCTGACGGAGCCCTGCTCGTTTGTCCTTATTACAACAAACCCACTCAGGAGGGCATATTCCAGCACTATGAGAAGGTGGCAAAAACAGTTGATATCCCGATAATCCTGTACAATGTTCCCGGACGCACGGCTGTTAATATCCTGCCTGAGACTGTCGCAAGGCTGTGCGAGATAGAGAATGTGGTCGCTATTAAGGAAGCCACGGGAAATATGGCCCAGGCCAGCGATGTGCTACGCCTTTGCGGAGACAATATTACAGTCCTTTCCGGCGATGACTTCACGACATTTACAATGCTGGCGTTAGGCGGCAAAGGCGTGATATCCGTTGTTGCCAATATAGCGCCCAAAGATGTCTCAGACATGATCAAAGCATGGAATAACGGGAAGCTGGAAGAAAGCAGGAATATCCACTTCCGGCTTGAACCTCTTAATAATGCCATGTTTATTGAGACTAACCCGATACCTGTCAAGACAGCACTAAGCATGATGGGCAAGATAAAAGAGGAGTTCAGGCTGCCGCTTTGCCCTATGAGCAGCGCCAATAAAGATAAGCTGAAACAGGCTGTAAAGAATTACGGGCTCATATAA
- a CDS encoding replication-associated recombination protein A: MDLFNPDKSAPLAWRMQPAALEEFLGQSHILGKGKPLREAIERDSIVSLILYGPPGTGKTALAHIIAKKTNALFIALNAVTSGVSDIKDALKEAKGSGKTILFVDEIHRFNKLQQDALLPDVESGNVSLIGASTQNPFFSIIPALSSRSMIFQFLPLSKDDIKQLVTNAVNDNERGIGSFNIKIEPDAMDFIAEASEGDARKALNIVELGAFVLNSTERSGFDIGLAKDLLQRKSIYYSEDEHYNTISAFIKSMRGSDPDAALYWLAKMIEAGEDPLFIARRVMICASEDVGNADPRALQLAVAAKQAVESIGMPEGRIPLAQAVIYISAAPKSNASYLGIENALADVRKERLAPVPNHLKSANYKGAARIGAGIGYKYPHNFEGHFVEQEYVTKGKAFFHPSGEGYEKNIKNRPQKGGSDNG; encoded by the coding sequence ATGGACTTATTCAATCCGGACAAAAGCGCTCCTCTTGCGTGGAGGATGCAGCCCGCTGCCTTGGAAGAATTTCTGGGGCAGTCCCATATTCTCGGCAAAGGCAAGCCCCTTAGAGAAGCTATTGAGAGAGACTCGATAGTATCACTCATTCTATACGGCCCTCCCGGAACAGGGAAGACTGCGCTTGCCCATATTATCGCCAAAAAGACCAATGCCCTGTTTATTGCCCTGAACGCGGTCACTTCAGGCGTCAGCGATATTAAAGACGCTTTAAAAGAGGCCAAGGGATCCGGCAAGACAATACTCTTTGTAGACGAGATCCACAGGTTTAACAAACTCCAGCAGGACGCGCTTCTGCCTGATGTGGAAAGCGGGAATGTCAGCCTTATCGGGGCCTCCACACAGAACCCTTTCTTCTCAATAATCCCGGCACTTTCTTCAAGGTCGATGATCTTCCAGTTTCTGCCTTTAAGCAAAGACGATATAAAACAACTTGTCACAAACGCCGTAAATGACAATGAAAGGGGCATCGGAAGTTTCAATATAAAGATCGAACCTGATGCCATGGATTTTATTGCTGAAGCTTCGGAAGGAGACGCGCGCAAAGCGCTTAACATAGTTGAACTCGGGGCATTTGTTTTAAACAGCACAGAAAGATCCGGCTTTGATATAGGGCTGGCCAAAGACCTGTTACAGCGCAAATCCATATATTACAGCGAAGACGAGCACTACAATACTATTTCCGCATTCATCAAGAGCATGAGAGGCAGCGACCCGGATGCCGCGCTATACTGGCTTGCCAAGATGATAGAGGCAGGCGAAGACCCTTTATTCATTGCAAGAAGGGTCATGATATGCGCGTCTGAGGATGTAGGAAACGCCGACCCCAGAGCGCTTCAGCTTGCTGTTGCCGCAAAACAAGCTGTGGAATCGATCGGCATGCCGGAAGGACGCATCCCTCTCGCACAGGCAGTGATCTACATATCGGCCGCGCCTAAAAGCAACGCCTCTTATCTGGGGATAGAAAATGCACTGGCAGATGTAAGAAAGGAAAGGCTTGCGCCTGTGCCGAATCATCTTAAGAGCGCTAATTACAAAGGCGCGGCAAGGATCGGCGCCGGTATCGGATACAAATACCCGCATAATTTTGAAGGACATTTTGTTGAACAGGAATATGTCACAAAGGGAAAGGCCTTCTTCCACCCAAGCGGGGAAGGCTATGAAAAAAACATTAAAAACAGACCACAGAAAGGGGGATCAGATAATGGCTAA